A segment of the Fusobacterium ulcerans genome:
AAACTGGGATTTCTGTTATTTTTGAGACTTCATTTATTAAATAATATTCCTTCATTACTCCTCCTTTTCTTTAAAATATATCTATTTTACTTTATGTTTTTCTTTTAATCTTGCTAAAAGTTCCCCATCAGGAATTATATCTTCATTAAGAAAATCTATAATTATTCTATCTACAGGAATCACTCCTGCTGTCATAACTACTCCATATGGAAGTGACATTCTGAACGTCTTCAAATTTTTCAGCATTTTATCCAGATTTCTTTCTGGTACAGTAAGGATAAAGGTACAGTCTGTTCCTGGCCATGTAAGAGTATCTTTATGTTTCACTTTAGCATCCCATACACTTTCTATTTTCTTTTGAATAGTGTAATAATAGAATTTTATTTCATCAAAAAATTCTTCCAACCTTCTTTTTTGTGATTCATTTATATTTACGAATATCATCTTGTAGTTGTAATGTCCATCAGTCATTTCTTATCCTCCCCTCTACTTTCTTCCAGTTAACTTCTTAGGTAAAAGCATTTTAATTCTAATAATTGTTCTCTTGATAAATCTCAAGACAGCATTATTCATGTCCTCGATCATTGTATATAGTATTGGAATTACAACCAATGTCAGAAGTGTTGAGAATGTAAGTCCAAACATAACTGTAATAGCCATACCTCTATATATTTCTGCTCCCTCTCCTATTCCCAATGATAATGGCAGCATTCCAAGTACTGTTGTCATAGTTGTCATAAGGATAGGTCTAAGCCTCGTTCTACAAGATTCTATTACTGCTTCCTGTCTCTCACTTCCTCTTTCTCTGGTCATTTTGATAAAGTCAATCAGTACAATGGCATTGTTTACAACCACCCCTGCCAGAAGTATAACTCCTATCATAACCATAATATTTACAGCCTGATTTGTAAGAATAAGTCCCCATAATACTCCAATCAATGCAAGTGGTATTGATCCTATAATTATCACTGGAAGCACAAAGTTCTCAAATTGGGATGCCAAAAGTGCATATATCAAGAAAATTGCTATTCCCAATGCAAGTCCCAACTGACTTACTGTATCCCCTAAACTTTCAGAATCTCCACTCCATCTATAACTGATGGACTTTGGAGGATTAGTTGAATTGTAAGCTTCCACAAGCTTATTTTGAATAGCATTTATTCCCACTCCTCCATCATTTGCAGAAACTGTTACACTGTATATTCTATCTGTTTTATTTATTTCT
Coding sequences within it:
- a CDS encoding PG0541 family transporter-associated protein: MTDGHYNYKMIFVNINESQKRRLEEFFDEIKFYYYTIQKKIESVWDAKVKHKDTLTWPGTDCTFILTVPERNLDKMLKNLKTFRMSLPYGVVMTAGVIPVDRIIIDFLNEDIIPDGELLARLKEKHKVK